A window of Nonomuraea angiospora genomic DNA:
GCGCTGGACGCCCAGACCCGCGCCCAGATGCAGCGCCTGCTGCTCGACGTGCTGCGCGGCACCCGGGCCACCGTGATCTTCGTGACCCACGACGTGGACGAGGCGCTGCTGCTCGCCGACCGCGTTGTGGTGCTGGGCGGCCAGGACGTCCGCTCGGTGCTCGGCGTGGCCGGCGGCGACCGGAAAGAACTGCGCGCCAGGATTCTGGAGGAGTTGTAGATGGAGATCCCCCCGATCGAGGACCGCCTGAGCCTGGAGTGCGAGGTGCTCGTCGTCGGCGGCGGCACCGCGGGCACGATGGCCGCGATCACCGCCGCCGAGCGCGGCGCCGACGTCCTGCTGCTGGAGAAGGCGCACGTACGGCACAGCGGCGCGCTGGCCATGGGCATGGACGGCGTCAACAACGCCGTCATCCCCGGCAAGGCCACCCCCGAGGACTACGTCGCCGAGATCACCAGGGCCAACGACGGCGTCGTCAACCAGAAGACGATCTACCAGACCGCCACGAGGGGCCACGCGATGGTCCGGCGCCTGGAGCGGTACGGCGTGAAGTTCGACAAGGACGAGTACGGCGAGTACGCGGTGCGCAGGGTGCACCGCTCGGGCAGCTACGTCCTGCCGATGCCCGAGGGCAAGGACGTCAAGAAGGTCCTCTACCGGGTGCTGCGCCGCCGCGACATCAGGGAACGGGTCCGCATCGAGAACCGCGTCATGCCGGTCAGGGTCCTCACCTCGAACGGCCGGGCGGTCGGGGTCGCCGGGTTCGACACCAGGTCGGGGCGGTTCGTCACGGTGCGGGCCGGCGCCGTGATCCTGGCCACCGGCGCCAGCGGGCGGCTCGGGCTGCCGGCCAGCGGCTACCTCTACGGCACGTACGAGAACCCCACCAACGCCGGCGACGGCCACGCCATGGCCTACCACGCGGGCGCGGAGCTCAGCGGCATCGAGTGCTTCCAGATCAACCCGCTCATCAAGGACTACAACGGCCCGGCCTGCGCGTACGTGGCCAACCCGTTCGGCGGCTACCAGGTCAACAACCAGGGGGAGCGGTTCGTCGACTCCGACTACTGGTCGGGGCAGATGATGTCCGAGGTCGCCGCCGAGATCGCCTCGGCCCGCGGGCCGATCTACCTCAAGCTCACCCACCTGCCCGAGGAGACGATCTCCGCGGTGGAGGGCATCCTGCACACCACCGAGCGCCCCACCCGCGGCACCTTCCACGCCGGGCGCGGCCACGACTACCGCACCCACGACGTGGAGATGCACATCTCCGAGATCGGCCTGTGCGGCGGCCACTCCGCCTCGGGGGTCTGGGTGGACGAGCACGGCGCCACCACCGTGCCGGGCCTGTACGCGGCCGGCGACCTGGCCTGCGTGCCGCACAACTACATGATCGGCGCGTTCGTCTTCGGCGACCTGGCAGGGGCGCACGCGGCCGAGCACCACGTCCGGCCGCAGGACCTGCCGGAGGACCAGATCGCGGAGGCGCACGCGCTGGTCTACCGCCCGCTGGCCAACCCCGACGGGCCGCCGCAGCAGCAGGTGGAGTACAAGCTGCGCCGCTTCGTCAACGACTACGTGGCCCCGCCGAAGACGGCCGCCAAGCTGGACATCGCGCTGGAGTCGTTCGAGCGGATGCGCGAGGAGATCGCGGCGATGGGCGCGCGTACCCCGCACGAGCTGATGCGCTGCGCGGAGGTCACGTTCATCCGCGACTGCGCCGAGATGGCCGCCCGGTCCTCGCTCACCCGCACCGAGAGCCGGTGGGGTCTCTACCACGAGCGCGCCGACCTGCCCGGCCGCGACGACAGCACGTGGCTGTTCCACCTGAACCTCCGCAAGCGGGCCGACGGCGCGATGGAGTTCGTCAAGCGGCCGGTGGAGCCGTACCTGGTGCCCGTGCCCGAGTTCGAGCCGGTCGCGGGCGAGCCGGTGCTGCTGGGCGCGCAGTCGGCCGCCACCGTGCGGCGCCCGGACGGCGTGCGCGAGGAGCGGGCGGCCGTGGGCCGCTCGCCCCGGATCCTGGAGCTGCACCGGCTGGCCGAGGAGCAGCCCGACGTGCGGCGGCTCGCCCCCTACCTCGCCGACCCCGACCCCAAGGTGCGGCGGGCCGCCATCGCCACGCTGACCGAGACCGTCCCCGAGGGGGCGGGGGAGGCGCTGGTCGCCGCGCTCGGCGACGGCCACGGCACGGTGCGGCGGGCCGCGGCGACCGGGCTGAGGGAGCTGGTCGAGGTGCTGCCCGCCACCCCCTCGCTGGGCGCGGCCCTGGCCGGGTGCCTGACCGGCGCGGACGCGGTCGTCCGGGCCACCGCGCTCGACGTGCTGCGCGCGCTGCGGCTCGGCGACAGGGAGGCGTTCGCGGCGGGGATCGGCGACCCCGACCGCCGGGTGCGCATCGAGGCGATCCGCGGGCTGGTCTCGCTCGACGAGGCCGACCTGGTGGCCACGGCCGCCGCCGATCCGTCGCGCGAGGTGCGGGTATGGGTGGCGAAGGGCCTCGGCCTCATCGGCAAACCGGCAGGGTCGCTGGCGGTGCTCGCGGACGACGCCGACCCGCTGGTCAGGGCCGCCGCGCTGGAGGCGTCCGGCGCCGTGGGCGTCCCGCTGGAGTCGCGGGCCGTCAAGGGGCTGGAGGACCCCGACTGGCAGGTACGCGTGGGCGCGGCCCGCTGCCTGGCCGCCGCGGACCCGGCGACGGCGATCGAGCCGCTGGTCGGGGCCCTCTCGGACGCCAACCAGGATGTACGCAAGGCCGCCGTGCTCGCCCTCACCCCCTGGGCGACCGCCTCCGAGGCGGCCGCCGGACTGCGCGCCGTCGTTGACGATCCGGACGCCGACGTACGGGCCTACGCCCGCCGGGCGATCGGGAACGGCTAGCCGGCGGCGGGGTCCTTGGCCGCCGTGGTGACGACGTCGGCGAGCGTGACTTCGGTCAGCAGGGCGTGCTCGTGCTCGCGCATCGCCGTCCAGATGTCGGTGAGCGGGCCGGCCACGCCGGGGAAGCGCTCTATCTCCTCCTCGATCCCCTCCGTCACGCGGATGACGTCGGCGAGGGTGATCTCCTCGGCCGGCCGGGCCAGCCAGTAGCCCCCGTCAGGTCCCCGCTGGCTGCGCACGAGCCCGGCCCGGCGCAGCTGCAGCAGGATGTTGTCACAGAACCGGCGCGGGATGTCCTGGCTGGAGGCGATCTTCTCGGCGGGCACCGGGCCGGGCGGCGCCGCCGCGAGGGCGACGGCGGCGCGCAGGGCGTAGTGAGTTCGGGCAGAGATCCGCATCACGCCGTGGTCGTGCTCAGGGCCAGGGAGCGGGCGGCCGGGCTGGGCCACACGTGGATTACCTGGTCCGGACGCAGGTTCAGGCGTTCGACGGTGCTCCGGGTGACCTGGGCCCAGGCCTCCTGGCCGTCGATGAGCAGCTCCACGCGCACCTCGAAGCCGAGGCGGACGACCCGGGTGACAGTGGCGGCGACGCTGCCGTTCTCGGGGGCGGTGCCGATCTCGATGTCGTGCGGGCGGACCAGGTGGCCGTCCAGCTCGGTGACCGGACCGAGGAAGCGCATCACGAACGGGTCGGCCGGGTTGTCGTAGACCTCCGTGGGGCTGCCGATCTGCTTCACCTGACCATCGGCCAGCACGACGATGGTGTCGGCGACCTCGATCGCCTCCTCCTGGTCGTGGGTGACGAAGACGGTGGTGACGTGAACCTCGTCGTGCAGGCGGCGCAGCCAGGTCCGCAGCTCCTTGCGCACCTGGGCGTCCAGGGCGCCGAAGGGCTCGTCGAGCAGCAGGACCTGCGGCTCGACCGCCAGCGCGCGGGCCAGGGCCATGCGCTGGCGCTGGCCGCCGGACAGCTGGGCCGGGTAGCGGTCGGCGAAGCTCTCCAGATGGACCAGCTCCAGCAGCTCCATCACGCGCTTGCGGGTCTCGTCCTTGGGGCGTTTGCGGATCTCCAAGCCGAAGGCGACGTTCTTGAACACGGTCATGTGCTTGAACGCCGCGTAGTGCTGGAAGACGAAGCCGACGTTGCGGCGCTGGGGTGACAGCCTGGTGGCGTCCACGCCGGAGATCAGCACGGTGCCCGTGTCGGGGGTCTCCAGCCCGGCGATGACGCGCAGCAGCGTCGACTTGCCGCCGCCGCTGGGGCCGAGCAGCGCGGTCAGGGATCCGGGGGCCACGTCGATGGAGACGTCGCTCAGCACCGGCGTTCCCCCGAACGCCTTGTTGACGCCGCTTACTTGGATGGCCATGAGGTTCAGCCCTTCGGGCGCAGGATCTTGGTGAGCAGGAGCGTGACGACCGCCACCAGCGCGAGCGCGGTCGCGGCGGCGAAGGCGGAGGCTTCGTCGAAGTTCTGGAAGCGTTCCTCCACGAACAGGGTCAGCGTCTGGGTCTTCTCGACCAGGCGGCCGGAGACGACGGCGACCGCGCCGTACTCGCCCAGCGCCCGGGCCAGGCACAGCACGACGCCGTAGGCGAGCGCCCAGCGGATCCCGGGGATGGTGATGCGGCGGAAGGTCTGCCAGGGGCCGGCGCCGAGCGTGCGGGCCGCCTGCTCCTGCTCGTCCCCGAGCTCCTCCAGTACGGGGATCACCTCCCGGATGACCAGGGGCAGGGAGATGAAGACGGCCGCCATGACCATGCCGGGAACGGAGAAGATGATCTGGACACCGAGGTTCTCCAGCCAGCCGCCCACAGGGGCGAAGCGGCCGTAGACCAGGATCAGCGCCAGGCCCACCACGACCGGGGAGACGGCCATGGGCAGGTCGATGAGGGCGTTCAGCAGCCGCTTGCCGGGGAAGTCATGCCGTACCAGGAGAATCGCGGTGCCGACCCCGAAGACGGTGTTGGCCAGCACGGCCCAGAACGCGACGATCAGGGTGACGCGGAAGGCCGACTGGGCCTGGGGCGTGGTGAGCGCCTCCAGCACCGGGCCGAGACCGTTCTCGAAGGTGCGCCAGCCGATGAGCACGACCGGCAGCACGAGCAGGAACAGTAGGTAGAGGAGGGCGAGCGCGCGGAGTCCGTATTTAGCCACGGCGGCTGCCCCATCGCTGCAGCAAGTCCAGCAGGACCAGCGTGACCAGGGCGACGACGAGCAGGACCGTGGAGACCGCCGCCGCGCCGACCGGGTTGTCGGTTTCGATCTGACCGAAGATTTGCACCGAGGCCACCTGGGTCTTGAACGGGAGGTTTCCCGAGATCAGCACGACGGAGCCGATCTCGGCCATCGATCGGGAGAACGCCAGCGCGGTGCCCGACAACATGGCCGGCACCAGGTTGGGCAGGATGACGCGCCGGAAGATCTGCGCCGTGCTCGCGCCGAGCGAGGCCGCGGCCTGCTCCATGTCCCTGTCGAGCTCCAGCAGGACCGGCTGGACGGTGCGCACCACGAACGGGAGCGTGACGAACAGCAGGGCCAGCACCACGCCGGCGCGGCTGTAGGCCAGGTCGAGGCCGAGCGGGCTCTTCGGGCCGTACAGCGCCAGCAGCACCAGCCCGGCGACGATCGTGGGCAGCGCGAAAGGCAGGTCGATGAGCGTGTCGACCACGGCCTTGCCGGGGAAGCGGTCCCGGACCAGCACCCAGGCGATGACCGTCCCCATGACCAGGTTGATCACGGCCACGACCGCCGAGGCGCCGATCGTCAGCGAGAGCGCCGCCCAGGCGTCCGGCGTGGTGACCGCGTCCCAGAAGTAGGCGATCCCCCGCTCCTGCGAGCGCAGCACCACGGCTGCCAGGGGGATCAGCACGATCAGGCTCAGGTACAGGACGGCCGCGCCCAGCCCGAGCGCGGTTCCCCGCTTCTGGCCGAGCGCCGCCCTGGAGACGACAGTCTGTGTGGACACGTGGTCGCTACTTCTCGATCGAGACCCCGAGCTTGCGCTCGACGTCGGCCATGACGCTGCCCTTGGGGTCGAAGAACTCGGTGGTCACCTTCGGCCAGCCGCCGAGGTCGGCGATGGTGAACAGGGCCGGCGGAGCCGGGAAGGAGACGCCCTGCACGCCCTTGACCACCGGCCGGTAGCCGTTGTCGGCGAAGATCTTCTGGGCTTCCGTGGTGTAGAGGAACTTCAGGAACGCCTTGGCCTCGTTCGGGTGCGCCGAGTTCTTGGTCACCGCGACCGGGTTCTCGATCAGGATCGTGGAGTCCGGGACCGTGTAGTCCAGCTGCTGGTTGTTCTGCTGGGCGAAGATCGCCTCGTTCTCGTAGGCGAGGATGGCGTCGCCCTTGCCGCTGGTGAAGGTCTGCAGGGACTTGCGGGCGCTGTCGTCCTGCACCGGGACGTTGGCGAACAGGGCGTTGAGGTAGTCCACGCCGGCCTGCTTGTCGGCGCCCTTGTTCGACTTGGCGCCGTAGCCGGCCATGACGTTCCAGCGGGCGCCGCCCGAGGTGAACGGGTTGGGGGTGATGACCTCGACGCCCGGCTTGGTCAGGTCGTCCCAGGTCTTGAGGTTCTTCGGGTTGCCCTTGCGGGTGGCGATGACCACGACCGAGTCGGTGATCATGCCCTTGTTCTCGCCGGTGCTCCAGTCCTCGGCGACCAGGCCCTTCTTGACCAGGCGGGTCATGTCCGGCTCGAGGGAGAACGCGACGATGTCGGCCTTCAGGCCGGCCTCCACGGCCCGGCTCTGGTCGCCCGACGCCCCGAAGGACTTGGTGAAGGTGACGTTCTTGCCCTCCGGCGTGGCCTGGAAGGCCTGGATGATCTTCTCGTAGGCCGCCTGTGGCGTGGAGTACGCCACGAGCGACAGCTGTACCTGACCGCCCGACGCGCTGTCGGACCCGCCGCCCCCGCACGCGGCGAGAGTGGCGATCGACGCCATGACCGTAGTCGTCGCCAGAAGCCTGCGCACGTTCACCGATTCTCCTAATTCCCTACTTAACAAGTCGATATATGGATGTTAGAGCGCGCGACTTTTCTTGGCAAGACCGTGACCCGGAGTATTCCCTTCTTTGTAGGTAGGTTATAGTGCCTTTAGAGTCATCCCGCCTCGTTCATGAAGGGCAGATCCATGTCATCCTCCAGACTGCGCACCACAGCCGTGGCGAGCACCGCGATGTTCGCCGTCGTGGGGCTTCTCGGCGCCTGTGGCGGCGGCGGAGCTGCCCAGTCGGCCACGAGCGGCGGGCAGCCGGTCTACGGCGGCACGCTCACCTACCTCGAACACCAGCCCCCGACCTGCCTCTACCTGCCGGCGGCCGGGTTCTATCCCAACGGCGGCATCCTCAACCAGATCACCGACAAGCTCACCTGGCAGAACCCGAAGACGCTCGAGATCGAGCCGTGGATCGCCACCAAGTGGGAGGTGAACAAGGACGCCACCGAGTACACGTTCCACCTGCGCGACGGCGTGACGTTCAGCGACGGCAGCCCGCTGGACGCCTCCGCCGTGGCGGCCAACTTCGACGTCTACGGCCTGGGCGACGACAAGCTCAAGCTGCCCGTCGCCGAGTTCGTCAACAACTACGAGCGCAGCGAGGTCGTCGATCCGCTGACCGTGCGCTTCCACTTCGACCAGCCGTCGCCCGGCTTCCTCCAGGGCACCTCGGTCATCGGCGCCGGGCTGGTGTCCAAGAAGACGATCTCGCTGCCGTACGAGCAGCAGTGCCAGCTCAAGAACATCGTCGGCTCCGGCCCCTTCACGCTGAAGAACCAGGTCGTCGACAAGGAGGTGGACCTGGTCGCGCGCAAGGACTACAACTGGGCGCCGCCGTCGTCGAAGCACCAGGGCCGCGCGTACCTGGACGAGATCAAGATCATCGTGACGCCCGAGGACAACGTGCGCGTCGGCGCCCTCACCTCCGGCCAGGCCGACTTCGTCAGGTACGTCCAGGCGTACGACGAGAAGACCGTCAAGGACGCGGGCTTCCAGATCTACGCCGAGCCCACGCGGGGCGTCAACAACGGCCTCTACCTGCGCCCGCGCAACAGCATCCTGAAGGACCTCAAGGTCCGCAAGGCGCTCCAGGCCGGCACGAACGCCAAGGAGGTCGTCGACACCCTCTTCACCGGCAGCTACCCGCCGGCCACCTCGGTGCTCAGCCACCTGGCGCAGGGCTACGAGGACCTGTCGAAGGACCTCGCCTACGACCCCGCCAAGGCCAACCGGCTCCTCGACGAGGCGGGCTGGGCCAGGGGCGCCGACGGCACCCGGGCCAAGGACGGCGTGCCGCTGCAACTCGGCGTGTTCGTCTCCGGCCCGCAGCCGCTGTCGAAGCAGACGCTCGAACTCGTCGGCCAGCAGTGGGCCAAGCTCGGCGTGAAGCTGGAGATCCGCCCCGCCGACGCGGGCACCCAGGCCGTGGACATCAAGAACGCCGAGAAGACCGCCATCCAGCACGGCATGGTCGGCCGCGCCGACCAGGACGTGATCAAGAGCCACTTCCACAGCAAGAACCGCGACGTCATCCTGTCCGACGACACCAAGCTGGACAAGCTGCTGGAGGAGGAGTCGGCCGAACCCGACGTCGCCAAGCGCAACGCCAAGGTCGCCGAGATCCAGCGGTACGTGCTCGACCAGGGCTACGCGATCCCGCTCTTCGAGGAGCCGCAGGTCTACGGCGGAGCGCCGTACGTCCAGGGGGTGGCCTTCGAGGCGGTCGCCAGGCCGTGGTTCTACTCGGTGTGGAAGTCGCAGCAGTGACCAGATACCTGCTCGGCCGGGTCGGGCAGGCGGCGCTCGTGCTCTGGATCGCCTTCACGGCGAGCTACGTGCTGCTGCGGCTGCTGCCCGGCGACTCGATCCTGATCAAGTTCCAGAACCCCGAGCTGGGCCTGTCACCGCAGCAGATCGCCGAGATCCGGACCTACTACGGCGCCGGCGACCCGCCGCTCCTCGACTACCTGAACACCCTGCTCGGCTTCCTGCGCGGCTCGTTCGGCTACTCGATCGACACCGGCACGCCGGTCGTCGAGCGGCTGGGCGAGGCGCTGCCGGAGACGGCGAAGCTGGCCTCGGCCGCGTTCGTGCTGGCGGTGCTGATCGCCGTGCTGATCGCGTTCGCGGCCGGCTACAGCAGGACCTCCTGGATCAGGAACGCGCTGCTGTCGGTGCCGTCGGTGTTCGTGTCGGTCCCGGCGTTCTGGCTGGGCATCCTGCTCATCCAGGTGTTCTCGTTCCGGCTCAAGCTGGTGCCCGTCATCGGCGGCGGGCCGGTGCAGCAGCTCGTCCTGCCGGTGCTCACGCTGGCCGTGCCCATCTCCGCGCCGATCGCCCAGGTGCTGGCGCGCAGCATGGACCAGGTCTCCACGCAGGCGTTCGTGCCCGTGGTGGCGGCCAAGGGCGCCTCGCGGTGGTGGATCCTGTGGCGGCACGTGGCCCGCAACGCCGTGCTGCCGACCCTGACCGTGGCGGGGCTGACGCTGGGCGAGCTGATCGCCGGGTCGGTCGTGACCGAGACGGTCTTCGGGCGCGGCGGCATCGGGCGGCTGACCGAGCAGGCCGTCAACGCCCAGGACACGCCGGTGATGCTGGCGATCGTGGTGCTCGCGGCGGCCGTGTTCGTGCTGGTCAACCTGGTGGTTGACGTGCTGTTCCCGGTGCTCGACCCGCGGCTGAAGGCGGCCTCGTGAAGCGCCGGGGCGGGCTGGTGCTCGCGTGGGCGGTGATCGGCCTGGCCCTGTTCTGGGCCGTGGTGCCGGGCCTGTTCACCGGGTACGACCCGATCGCGGGCGTCCCGGCAGAGAAGCTGCAGGCGCCGAGCGCGTACCACCTGTTCGGCACCGACGCGGTCGGACGCGACCTGTTCGCGCGGGTGGTGCACGGGTCCGTGCACTCGCTGTCGGGCGCGTTCGTGGCCGTGGCGGTGGGCCTGGTGCTGGGCACGCTGCTCGGGCTGCTGGCCGGATCCGTCGGCGGGGTGCTGGACGAGGCCGTCATGCGGATCGTGGACGTGCTGCTGTCGGTGCCCGGCCTGCTGCTGGCCCTGACCGTGATCATCCTGCTCGGACCCGGCACCGTGAACGTGGCCGTCGCGGTCGGCGTGGGCTCGGTCGCGGCCTTCGCCAGGCTGTCGCGCTCGGAGGTGGTCCGGGTGCGGCGCACCGACTACGTGGAGGCCGCGTTCGGCAGCGGCGGCCGCTTCCCGGCCGTGCTGTGGCGGCACGTGCTGCCCAACTCGCTCGGCCCGGTCATCGCGCTCGCGGCGCTGCAGTTCGGGATGGCCATCCTGGCCATCTCGACGCTCGGCTTCCTCGGGTACGGCGCCGAGCCGCCCACGCCCGAGTGGGGCCTGCTCATCTCCGAGGGGCGCAACTACCTGGCGACGTCATGGTGGCTGACCACGCTGCCGGGCGCCGTCGTGGTCGCGGTGGTGCTCGCCGCCGGCCGCATCAGCCGTTCGATCGGGAGGCACGCGTGAGCCTGCTGGAGGTCCGCGACCTGGCCGTCTCCTACGACGGCAGGCGCGCGGTCGAGGGCGTCTCCTTCACCGTGGAGCCCGGCGAGGTCGTCGCCGTCGTCGGCGAGTCGGGATCGGGCAAGTCCACCACCGCGCACGCCGTCATCGGCCTGCTCCCCTCGAACGGCGCCGTGGACGCGGGCCGCATCCTGCTGGGCGACGCCGACCTGGCGACCTGGTCGTCGAAGCGCATGGAGTCGGTACGCGGCGCGCAGATCGGCCTGATCCCCCAGGACCCGTCCAGCTCGCTGGACCCGGTCAAGACCGTCGGGGCGCAGATCGCCGAGGTGCTGCGCATCCACAAACGCGGCGACCGCCGGGAGATCCGGAGCCGGGTCCTTGACCTGCTGGCCCGCGTGGGCCTGCCGGACCCGGAGGTGCGGGCCCGCCAGTACCCGCACGAACTGTCCGGCGGCATGCGCCAGCGCGTGCTCATCGCCATCGCGATCGCCCTCGAACCCCGCCTGATCATCGCCGACGAGCCCACCAGCGCCCTGGACGTCACCGTGCAGCGGCGCATCCTGGACCTCATCGACGACCTGCGGGCGGAGTCCGGCACCGCGCTGCTGCTGGTGACCCACGACCTGGGCGTGGCCGCCGCCCGATCCGACCGGCTGGTGGTCATGAAGGGCGGCCGGATCGAGGAGCAGGGCCGGACCTCCGAGGTGCTGGCCTCCCCGGCGGCCGGCTACACCAAGCGCCTGCTGAACGACGCCCCGTCGCTGTCGGCGTCCCCGTTCCGCGACCCCCCTGCCGGGAGCGAGCCCGCGATCGTGGTGCGCGACCTGGTCAAGGAGTTCAAGGGGTTCAGGGCGGTGGACGGGGTCTCGTTCGAGGTGGCCCGCGGCACCACGCACGCGCTCGTGGGCGAGTCCGGCTCCGGCAAGACGACCACGGCCCGGATGGTGGTGCGGTTCGCCGAGCCCACCTCGGGAACGGTGACCATCGCCGGGGCGGGAGATGGCCGCGGGTTCCGCCGGCACGTGCAGCTCGTCCACCAGAACCCGTACGGCTCGCTGGACCCCCGGCAGCCGATCGGCGACATCGTGGAGGAGCCGTTGCGCAACTTCCGGCTGGGTGACCGGGCCGAGCGCCGCGCCCGCGTGCTCGACCTGCTGGACCGGGTCGCGCTGCCGCGGGACGTGCTCGCCCGCAGGCCGCGCGAGCTGTCCGGCGGGCAGCGGCAGCGGGTGGCCATCGCCCGCGCGCTGGCGGCCGGGCCCGAGGTCGTCGTGCTCGACGAGGCCGTCTCCGCCCTCGACGTGACCGTGCAGGCGCAGATCCTCGACCTGCTCGATCAGCTCCAGCGCGACCTGGGGCTGACCTATCTCTTCATCTCGCACGACCTGGCGGTGGTGCGCCAGATCTCGCACACCGTCTCCGTCATGAACAAGGGAACAATCGTGGAATCAGGAACGACCCGGCGGGTCTTCACCGAACCCCGGCACGAATACACCCGCGAGCTCCTGGCCGCCATCCCGGAGCCGGCGATATGAGGCTCGGCTTCTTCACCCGGCTGCTGGACGACGCGCCCGCGGGCGAGCGCTACCGCCTGGCCACCGAGCAGATCGCGCACGCCGAGGCGTACGGGTTCGACACGGCCTGGGTCGCCCAGCACCACTTCGACGGCACGGAGGGCGGCCTGCCCGCGCCGCTGGTGTTCCTGGCCCACGTGGCCGCCCGGACCAGCCGCATCAGGCTCGGCACCGGGATCATCACGCTCCCGCTGGAGCAGCCGGTGCGGGTGGCCGAGGACACCGCCGTGCTCGACCTGCTCACCGGCGGGCGGCTGGAGGTCGGCGTGGGCAGCGGCGGGACGCCCGCGTCGTTCGCGCCGTTCGGGCACGACAGCGCGCGGCGTTCGGCCGTCTACGCCGAGCACCTGGCGGTGCTGCTCAACGCCTGGTCCGGGGGCGACCTCGGCGCCGGCAACCGGCTCTACCCGCCCGCGCCGAGGCTGCTGGAGGCGGTCTGGCAGGCGACGTTCTCGGTCGGCGGCGGCGTACGCGCCGGGCAGGCGGGCCACGGGCTCATGCTCTCGCGCACGCAGCCCCGCCCGGCCGACGACCCGCAGGCCACGCTGGCCCAGATCCAGCGGCCCATCGTGGACGCCTACCTCGAACACCTGCCGGCTGGCGCGGCCCCGCGGATCATGGCCTCCCGGACCGCGTTCGTGGCCGACAGCCGGGCCGAGGCGCTGCGCTACGCCGAGCTCGGGCTCGGGCGGGGGCGGCTGCCGTTCGAGCTGCCGGACAGCGACCTCGACCGGCGCATCGCCGCGTTCGACGTGCACGTGGGCACGCCGCAGGACGTCATCGAGAGCCTCAAGGCCGACCCGACCCTCGAACGGGTCACCGACCTGGTCCTCCAGGTGCACTCGGTGGACCCGCCGCACCCGCTCATCCTCCGCTCGATCGAGCTGCTGGCGACCGAGGTCGCGCCCGCGCTCGGCTGGGTTCCCTCCACAGAATTGAGCTCCACATGATCGCCGACGTCATCGACCACCTGGCGGGCATCCAGCCCGGCTCGCCGCTCGACCGGTTGCGCGCCCGCCGGCCCGCCGCCCGCGAGCACGCCCAGCGCAGCTACGACGCGCTGTTCACCCCCGAGACGGAGGAGGAGATCACGCTCGTCGAGCGGGACGCGGTCGCCGCCTTCGTGGCCGGGCTGCACGACGACCCCGGCATCGCGCGCTTCTACGCCGACCGGCTGGCCGAGCTCTCGCCCGGGCTGCTCGCGGCGGTCGAGTCGGAGGTCTCGGCCGGGGCCACGACGGGGCCGTACGGGGTCTACCCGGGCGAGGGCCCGCTGTCGGCGGAGAGCGACGAGGGGCTGCGCTACCGCGTGCGGCGTCCGGGGGACCTCGGCGTGCGGCTCGCCGCCGCGTTCGAGCACGCCCACCTGCTCGTGTTCCGGCCCAGGGAGGCCGGCCGGGAGTCCCTGGACGCGCTGGCCCGGGCGGGCTGGAGCACCACGGGCGTCGTGACACTGTCGCAGCTCGTCGCCTTCCTCACCTTCCAGATCCGCGTGGTGGCCGGCCTGCGTCACCTGCAGAACGGAGCGACCTCATGACCCAGCTGGCGTTCACGCGGGATCAGCTCGGGTGGGAGCCCTGGCTGGCGCCCCTGGAGACGGACGAGCTGACCGACGAGCACTACGAGGCGCTGGTCGACAAGGCCCGCGCGAAGTCGCCGTACTTCCTGCTCCTGGCCAGGGACCCGGCGATCCTGCAGGCCAGGACCAGGACCGACAACGACATCTTCTACAACCCCGACGGCGGGCTGCCGCGGGCCGAGCGCGAGCTGGCCGCGACGGCGACCTCGCGCCGCAACGGGTGCGTGTTCTGCGCCTCGGTGCACGCCCGCTTCGCCGCCCACTACTCCAAGCGGGCCGACGACGTGCAGCGGCTGCTCGACGAGGGGGCCGGCGCGCCCCAGGACGGGGAGTGGCAGGCGATCATCGACGCCTCGGTGGCCCTGGCCGCCACCCCTGCCGAGTTC
This region includes:
- a CDS encoding sulfate ABC transporter substrate-binding protein — protein: MRRLLATTTVMASIATLAACGGGGSDSASGGQVQLSLVAYSTPQAAYEKIIQAFQATPEGKNVTFTKSFGASGDQSRAVEAGLKADIVAFSLEPDMTRLVKKGLVAEDWSTGENKGMITDSVVVIATRKGNPKNLKTWDDLTKPGVEVITPNPFTSGGARWNVMAGYGAKSNKGADKQAGVDYLNALFANVPVQDDSARKSLQTFTSGKGDAILAYENEAIFAQQNNQQLDYTVPDSTILIENPVAVTKNSAHPNEAKAFLKFLYTTEAQKIFADNGYRPVVKGVQGVSFPAPPALFTIADLGGWPKVTTEFFDPKGSVMADVERKLGVSIEK
- a CDS encoding TIGR04028 family ABC transporter substrate-binding protein, which produces MSSSRLRTTAVASTAMFAVVGLLGACGGGGAAQSATSGGQPVYGGTLTYLEHQPPTCLYLPAAGFYPNGGILNQITDKLTWQNPKTLEIEPWIATKWEVNKDATEYTFHLRDGVTFSDGSPLDASAVAANFDVYGLGDDKLKLPVAEFVNNYERSEVVDPLTVRFHFDQPSPGFLQGTSVIGAGLVSKKTISLPYEQQCQLKNIVGSGPFTLKNQVVDKEVDLVARKDYNWAPPSSKHQGRAYLDEIKIIVTPEDNVRVGALTSGQADFVRYVQAYDEKTVKDAGFQIYAEPTRGVNNGLYLRPRNSILKDLKVRKALQAGTNAKEVVDTLFTGSYPPATSVLSHLAQGYEDLSKDLAYDPAKANRLLDEAGWARGADGTRAKDGVPLQLGVFVSGPQPLSKQTLELVGQQWAKLGVKLEIRPADAGTQAVDIKNAEKTAIQHGMVGRADQDVIKSHFHSKNRDVILSDDTKLDKLLEEESAEPDVAKRNAKVAEIQRYVLDQGYAIPLFEEPQVYGGAPYVQGVAFEAVARPWFYSVWKSQQ
- a CDS encoding ABC transporter permease is translated as MTRYLLGRVGQAALVLWIAFTASYVLLRLLPGDSILIKFQNPELGLSPQQIAEIRTYYGAGDPPLLDYLNTLLGFLRGSFGYSIDTGTPVVERLGEALPETAKLASAAFVLAVLIAVLIAFAAGYSRTSWIRNALLSVPSVFVSVPAFWLGILLIQVFSFRLKLVPVIGGGPVQQLVLPVLTLAVPISAPIAQVLARSMDQVSTQAFVPVVAAKGASRWWILWRHVARNAVLPTLTVAGLTLGELIAGSVVTETVFGRGGIGRLTEQAVNAQDTPVMLAIVVLAAAVFVLVNLVVDVLFPVLDPRLKAAS
- a CDS encoding ABC transporter permease: MKRRGGLVLAWAVIGLALFWAVVPGLFTGYDPIAGVPAEKLQAPSAYHLFGTDAVGRDLFARVVHGSVHSLSGAFVAVAVGLVLGTLLGLLAGSVGGVLDEAVMRIVDVLLSVPGLLLALTVIILLGPGTVNVAVAVGVGSVAAFARLSRSEVVRVRRTDYVEAAFGSGGRFPAVLWRHVLPNSLGPVIALAALQFGMAILAISTLGFLGYGAEPPTPEWGLLISEGRNYLATSWWLTTLPGAVVVAVVLAAGRISRSIGRHA
- a CDS encoding ABC transporter ATP-binding protein, with protein sequence MSLLEVRDLAVSYDGRRAVEGVSFTVEPGEVVAVVGESGSGKSTTAHAVIGLLPSNGAVDAGRILLGDADLATWSSKRMESVRGAQIGLIPQDPSSSLDPVKTVGAQIAEVLRIHKRGDRREIRSRVLDLLARVGLPDPEVRARQYPHELSGGMRQRVLIAIAIALEPRLIIADEPTSALDVTVQRRILDLIDDLRAESGTALLLVTHDLGVAAARSDRLVVMKGGRIEEQGRTSEVLASPAAGYTKRLLNDAPSLSASPFRDPPAGSEPAIVVRDLVKEFKGFRAVDGVSFEVARGTTHALVGESGSGKTTTARMVVRFAEPTSGTVTIAGAGDGRGFRRHVQLVHQNPYGSLDPRQPIGDIVEEPLRNFRLGDRAERRARVLDLLDRVALPRDVLARRPRELSGGQRQRVAIARALAAGPEVVVLDEAVSALDVTVQAQILDLLDQLQRDLGLTYLFISHDLAVVRQISHTVSVMNKGTIVESGTTRRVFTEPRHEYTRELLAAIPEPAI